The Thermococcus sp. MV5 genome includes a window with the following:
- a CDS encoding hydrophobe/amphiphile efflux-3 (HAE3) family transporter: protein MLKRLARIIVEYKSAFSLIAIFLLIVSFYGIQQLRFESDITKQLPEDLPAVKDYLTLQNEFQSGDSAIIIVRVNSIQEGGVYDIRDPEVIKAIYNLEERLRQHEYVTSTMSIADICVQVLGRLPENEEEVKFVLSMLSEDMKQGLISSDYRATLVMATLTGVSGSTAIKRVHTDIQVDIEEAGFPKNVEAVQTGILGITYRILMMLQGDLTRTMAIAFLFIVLLLIYFYRSPIKALIPLIPLTFGVTMTLGFMGLLNIPIDMVTTVIGAMIIGTGIDYGVHVTNRYYEERKKGRSIEESAEEAIAETGKALLGAALTTMAGFAALSFSVLPSLQRLSFVLIMGLSLAAINAVVITPAVIMVEEDLMKKFKGHYETPEIRAHSGFIAKIFYSIGGKVKTHPKTVLWIVFLITIIFGYGLTKVTTEVRLEKMIPEGISEIEVMKEVRYEFGGQDEVYMLIKAEDVRDPTIVRAMYRFEKSIMADSHYNNVFEGSSIADLVIREYGYIPEDKEKIKKVLADAQGQNLVNDDYSLAIIQFRGNFGGVRPDDFRKIMRYFEEQAKSADFPPTVEIRPAGDNYLNYVLDALTNQELSKISTYGTFLVVFIVVLLFRNFKISLAMILPMFLGALWTVGYMGLAGIPFTQTLAGVISMIVGLGVDYGMHLTHRFLEEFKENNPHPIITALEGVGPGILVGALTTAGGFLALLAGELTAIHDFGKTLAVGIFASMFAAFTVTPALLQIFYGGEIERGGNK, encoded by the coding sequence ATGCTTAAAAGATTAGCGAGAATCATAGTAGAATACAAAAGTGCTTTCTCCCTTATAGCAATATTTCTTCTCATAGTCTCATTTTATGGGATACAACAACTGAGGTTTGAAAGCGATATAACAAAACAACTTCCAGAAGACTTACCTGCAGTAAAGGATTATTTAACACTTCAAAATGAGTTCCAAAGTGGAGATTCTGCTATCATAATTGTTAGAGTGAACTCTATTCAAGAGGGAGGAGTTTACGATATCAGAGATCCAGAAGTGATTAAAGCCATTTACAACCTAGAAGAGCGGTTAAGACAACATGAATATGTAACAAGTACAATGAGTATTGCCGACATATGTGTTCAAGTTTTAGGTAGACTACCCGAAAATGAAGAAGAAGTTAAATTCGTTTTGAGTATGCTTTCAGAGGACATGAAGCAGGGATTAATAAGTTCTGACTATCGGGCCACACTTGTTATGGCAACACTTACTGGTGTTTCTGGATCTACCGCAATAAAAAGAGTTCACACAGACATCCAAGTTGATATAGAAGAAGCCGGTTTTCCAAAAAATGTCGAAGCCGTACAAACAGGGATCCTTGGAATAACATATCGTATTCTCATGATGCTTCAGGGCGATTTAACTAGAACAATGGCAATTGCATTCCTATTTATTGTGTTACTTTTAATATACTTTTATCGCTCTCCAATAAAGGCTCTTATTCCGCTAATCCCCTTAACTTTTGGAGTAACTATGACCCTTGGATTTATGGGATTGCTAAATATTCCAATAGACATGGTTACCACAGTGATCGGAGCTATGATAATTGGTACGGGTATAGATTATGGAGTCCATGTGACAAATCGTTACTATGAGGAGAGAAAGAAGGGCCGTAGTATTGAGGAATCTGCAGAAGAAGCAATAGCTGAAACTGGAAAAGCTCTATTAGGGGCCGCGCTGACAACTATGGCTGGCTTTGCTGCATTAAGCTTTTCAGTTCTTCCAAGTCTCCAAAGATTAAGTTTTGTTTTAATAATGGGACTGAGTCTAGCGGCTATAAATGCTGTAGTGATAACTCCCGCAGTCATAATGGTTGAAGAAGATCTCATGAAAAAGTTCAAAGGACATTATGAAACCCCCGAAATCAGAGCACATTCTGGATTTATTGCTAAGATATTCTATTCTATAGGTGGAAAAGTTAAAACGCATCCAAAAACCGTTCTCTGGATTGTCTTTTTAATAACTATAATATTTGGATATGGGTTAACCAAAGTCACTACAGAGGTAAGATTAGAAAAAATGATCCCCGAGGGTATATCAGAAATAGAGGTTATGAAGGAGGTTCGTTATGAGTTTGGAGGGCAGGATGAGGTATACATGTTAATTAAAGCTGAAGATGTTAGAGATCCCACTATAGTTAGGGCAATGTACCGCTTTGAAAAAAGCATAATGGCAGATTCCCATTACAACAACGTCTTCGAAGGCAGTAGTATTGCGGATCTCGTTATTCGGGAATACGGGTACATACCAGAAGACAAAGAAAAAATAAAAAAGGTCTTGGCAGATGCTCAGGGGCAAAATTTAGTGAATGATGATTACTCCCTGGCAATAATCCAATTTAGAGGCAATTTTGGAGGTGTTAGACCAGACGACTTTAGAAAAATAATGCGATATTTTGAGGAGCAAGCAAAAAGTGCAGATTTCCCACCAACTGTTGAGATTCGACCAGCTGGAGATAACTACCTAAACTATGTCCTCGATGCACTTACAAACCAAGAGCTAAGTAAAATATCCACATATGGAACATTTCTGGTCGTTTTCATAGTAGTACTCCTGTTTAGGAACTTTAAAATCTCGTTAGCAATGATTTTACCAATGTTTCTGGGAGCTTTATGGACAGTCGGATATATGGGCCTCGCTGGAATTCCATTTACCCAGACCCTAGCTGGAGTAATCTCTATGATAGTAGGCCTTGGAGTTGATTATGGAATGCATTTAACACACCGCTTTTTAGAAGAATTTAAAGAAAATAACCCACATCCTATAATCACGGCTCTTGAGGGTGTAGGACCAGGAATTCTAGTTGGAGCTCTAACTACTGCAGGAGGATTTTTAGCACTTTTAGCGGGGGAACTCACTGCTATCCACGACTTTGGAAAAACTCTTGCAGTGGGAATATTTGCCTCAATGTTCGCTGCGTTTACCGTCACCCCTGCATTACTGCAGATATTCTATGGAGGAGAGATAGAGAGAGGTGGGAATAAATGA
- a CDS encoding bifunctional N(6)-L-threonylcarbamoyladenine synthase/serine/threonine protein kinase produces the protein MIALGIEGTAHTLGIGVVTEKEVLANVFDTLTTEKGGIHPKEAAEHHAKLLRSLLKKTLKEARICIENVDVIAFSQGPGLGPALRVVATAARALAIKYNKPIVGVNHCIAHVEITKMFGVKDPVGLYVSGGNTQVLALEGGRYRVFGETLDIGIGNAIDTFAREIGLGFPGGPKIEKLAQKGERYIELPYAVKGMDLSFSGILTEAVRKYRSGKYRVEDLAYSFQETAFAALVEVTERAVAHTGKEEVVLVGGVAANNRLREMLMMMTEDRGTAFFVPPYDLCRDNGAMIAYTGLRMFKGGIRFNLEETIVKQKFRTDEVEVSWD, from the coding sequence ATGATCGCCTTAGGAATTGAGGGAACAGCTCATACTCTTGGCATAGGAGTTGTTACAGAAAAAGAAGTTTTAGCCAATGTATTTGATACTCTCACGACCGAGAAAGGAGGAATACATCCAAAAGAGGCTGCAGAGCATCATGCAAAGCTTTTGAGATCATTATTAAAGAAAACCCTTAAAGAAGCAAGGATCTGTATAGAAAATGTAGATGTCATCGCTTTTTCTCAGGGTCCGGGATTAGGTCCAGCTTTGAGAGTGGTAGCCACGGCTGCAAGAGCTTTGGCTATAAAGTACAACAAACCTATTGTAGGGGTCAATCACTGTATTGCACACGTTGAGATTACTAAAATGTTTGGCGTAAAAGATCCGGTTGGCCTTTATGTTAGTGGAGGAAATACACAAGTTTTGGCTTTAGAAGGAGGCAGATACAGGGTTTTTGGAGAAACCCTTGATATAGGGATTGGGAATGCCATAGATACATTTGCCCGAGAAATTGGCCTTGGATTCCCAGGTGGTCCTAAAATTGAAAAACTTGCTCAAAAGGGAGAACGCTATATAGAACTCCCTTATGCAGTAAAAGGGATGGATTTGAGCTTTTCTGGGATTTTAACTGAGGCTGTTAGAAAATATAGGAGCGGTAAATATAGAGTAGAAGATCTGGCTTATTCCTTCCAGGAAACTGCTTTTGCAGCTTTAGTTGAAGTTACGGAAAGGGCGGTAGCTCATACTGGTAAAGAGGAAGTGGTTCTTGTTGGAGGGGTAGCAGCCAATAATCGTCTGAGAGAAATGCTCATGATGATGACTGAGGATAGGGGAACAGCATTTTTCGTTCCTCCATATGACTTATGTCGTGATAATGGGGCGATGATAGCGTATACTGGTTTGAGAATGTTTAAGGGTGGAATAAGATTCAATCTTGAAGAGACTATTGTTAAGCAGAAATTTAGAACAGATGAGGTGGAAGTAAGCTGGGATTAA
- a CDS encoding LEA type 2 family protein, protein MAEVGILGKVLAVISLLIVLWGSYLAYAFLTLTPQISGAWGYVNEKSIELDINVYFGKPLPISGGIDEAELYWAGIKVGTLKDLKVGFLKDNARGMLILNSKEIVEALKQHIKNGEKSEVEIRVRGSIFGLPFLRGSFSQPIETDLLSYISNISIESSGDLIKTPAVEGMPSKWGEIRENTIEILSDVKIYNPNPFPLPLFGIKYTIDANDYSVAQGELLERVTIPANGRETAKIRTVIDTDILPKVIAEHIKRGERSKLILKLSLNVKVFGREITLDLPTVEKTVETNIVEGLNWALSG, encoded by the coding sequence GTGGCAGAAGTGGGAATTCTTGGGAAAGTACTTGCAGTCATCAGCCTACTAATTGTTTTATGGGGCTCCTATTTAGCTTATGCTTTCCTCACCTTGACCCCCCAAATAAGCGGAGCATGGGGCTATGTGAATGAAAAAAGTATTGAACTGGATATAAACGTTTATTTTGGAAAACCCTTACCTATATCCGGGGGAATAGATGAAGCAGAGCTGTATTGGGCAGGCATAAAAGTTGGAACATTGAAAGATCTAAAGGTAGGATTCCTCAAGGATAATGCGAGAGGCATGCTTATCCTCAACAGCAAAGAAATTGTCGAAGCCCTGAAGCAACACATCAAAAATGGAGAAAAAAGTGAAGTTGAGATAAGAGTGCGTGGTTCAATATTTGGATTGCCATTCCTGAGAGGAAGCTTTTCCCAGCCTATAGAGACGGATCTACTCTCATACATCAGTAATATAAGTATTGAAAGTAGCGGGGATCTGATAAAGACCCCTGCTGTGGAGGGTATGCCCTCTAAATGGGGAGAAATCCGTGAAAACACCATTGAAATTCTAAGTGATGTAAAGATCTATAATCCCAATCCATTTCCACTCCCTCTCTTTGGAATCAAGTATACAATAGATGCCAATGATTATTCAGTGGCCCAAGGAGAACTTCTAGAGCGGGTTACAATCCCAGCCAATGGTAGAGAAACTGCCAAGATAAGAACAGTGATCGACACAGATATCTTACCAAAAGTAATTGCAGAACATATAAAAAGAGGAGAAAGGAGCAAGTTAATCCTAAAGTTATCGTTAAATGTTAAGGTATTTGGCAGAGAAATTACCCTCGATCTGCCAACCGTTGAAAAAACTGTCGAAACAAATATTGTAGAGGGATTAAACTGGGCGCTCTCAGGATAA
- a CDS encoding COG1361 S-layer family protein, with the protein MNRKGIGIFIGVLILLSGVNVTLAKEELLFEGYLNKGDSILVGPLVIMLQDVQKDYSDNQYKAMILILKDGKVLNMEYASIKVPNGEKIQELLTNTTFLAAMAETLGYDPLNPIEFAQFLLWLENASEEEVIDAVFKTVEEHPELGISKEDLLTTITYPNIELIGENETIEVEVDGEKVLVTALQVYPNGARISISGPPEWKASMISAYLTSWVETPQRIRPGDEITIRVHLKNEGALKAKYITVVLSPTPISLTPSPSGSTDVLVQVTSQSGILQSVLLPADTAVKYVEYLDGKEERVLEFKVKVNENIDPGIYPLYISMAYYIQSEGTMQMIQGFNYFSITVIREGDASFELEYVEKPEIVHPGEDFEITVRLRNMGFESAKSVLVEMNSPIEPTKEAILIDNTTNQHFTYVINSDKTVEYKFRLHASEDANTGSYPLTLKVSYFSGDSKEQKEQTFEFSIQIIKRNQAFIEIEDIDLEPSTIEPGDEFILRIKIKNVGDEAAKAFSLKIEPNKVTVPGEITKVDLSSLQNLPIQGSQAISENLQAALNQIMEQLAKENINPFLPVGEDNTKYVNEVKPNEEKVLEFRLKSDERLENGIYPLKISIEYLSTPNDEKLSDERIIGVNVLGKEHIIISKISTSPTRVLPGTNNVEVTFEVENIGSGSARYVILKPMPEDPFELSETSEQIINLGTLRQGDSAKTSFKINVREHTTGGTYEIPVKIEYKDASGKSREELIKLPIIVKEKPKIEIEGVRFDKSPVQGEDIRVYIRLKNAGGEQAENVVIEGVVKADQPFTLPKRSDYVGTLDPGQEGEGVLELSIDRNALPKEYTIQIRIRAVGDKESGDDNVYVFEKSIKISVDENIKARNTLRIAGVVVGILAAIVILWTYRRRKKS; encoded by the coding sequence ATGAATCGTAAGGGTATTGGAATATTTATTGGTGTATTAATACTTTTAAGTGGGGTTAATGTTACTCTGGCCAAAGAAGAGCTTTTGTTTGAGGGTTACCTAAATAAAGGGGACTCGATCCTAGTAGGACCACTCGTGATCATGCTTCAAGATGTACAAAAAGACTATTCAGACAACCAGTATAAAGCAATGATTCTAATATTAAAAGATGGAAAGGTTCTCAACATGGAATATGCCTCAATTAAAGTCCCTAATGGGGAAAAAATACAGGAGCTCTTAACAAATACTACATTTTTGGCAGCCATGGCAGAAACCTTAGGGTATGATCCCTTAAACCCAATAGAATTTGCACAGTTTTTGTTATGGCTTGAGAACGCAAGTGAAGAAGAAGTAATCGATGCAGTCTTTAAGACAGTTGAAGAGCATCCAGAACTTGGAATCAGCAAAGAAGACCTCTTAACAACTATAACCTATCCAAACATAGAACTAATAGGGGAGAATGAAACTATTGAAGTAGAAGTAGATGGAGAGAAAGTTCTCGTTACGGCCCTTCAAGTGTATCCTAACGGAGCAAGAATAAGCATCAGCGGTCCACCAGAGTGGAAGGCCTCAATGATATCCGCATATCTCACAAGCTGGGTTGAAACACCACAAAGGATTAGACCTGGAGATGAAATAACAATAAGGGTACATCTCAAAAATGAAGGGGCTTTGAAGGCCAAATATATTACGGTCGTTCTCTCGCCAACACCCATATCTCTAACTCCCTCTCCCAGTGGAAGTACTGACGTACTTGTTCAAGTAACATCCCAAAGTGGTATACTCCAAAGCGTCCTTCTCCCTGCAGACACTGCCGTAAAGTACGTGGAGTACTTAGATGGGAAAGAGGAGAGAGTTTTAGAGTTCAAGGTTAAAGTAAATGAAAATATTGATCCCGGAATATATCCTCTCTATATATCAATGGCATACTACATCCAAAGTGAAGGGACCATGCAGATGATTCAGGGGTTTAACTACTTCTCTATAACTGTAATTCGAGAAGGTGATGCAAGTTTTGAACTAGAATACGTAGAAAAGCCTGAGATTGTTCACCCCGGAGAAGATTTTGAGATCACAGTTAGACTTAGAAATATGGGATTCGAATCTGCAAAAAGTGTTCTCGTTGAGATGAACTCCCCAATTGAACCTACTAAAGAAGCAATATTAATAGACAACACCACTAATCAGCATTTTACATATGTAATAAATAGTGACAAAACCGTGGAGTACAAATTCCGACTCCATGCAAGCGAAGATGCCAATACTGGGAGTTATCCACTTACTCTGAAAGTCTCCTATTTTAGTGGAGATTCAAAAGAACAAAAAGAACAAACCTTTGAGTTTTCAATTCAGATAATAAAACGAAATCAAGCTTTTATTGAGATTGAAGATATAGACCTTGAGCCAAGCACCATAGAGCCAGGAGATGAATTTATATTGAGGATAAAGATAAAAAACGTCGGAGATGAAGCGGCAAAAGCATTTTCCCTTAAAATTGAACCAAACAAAGTCACTGTACCTGGAGAGATTACAAAAGTCGACTTATCTTCTCTTCAAAATCTCCCAATACAAGGAAGTCAAGCTATAAGCGAAAATCTCCAAGCTGCTTTAAACCAGATCATGGAACAACTAGCAAAGGAAAATATAAATCCCTTCCTTCCTGTCGGTGAGGACAATACCAAATATGTAAATGAAGTAAAACCAAATGAAGAGAAAGTTCTAGAATTCCGATTAAAATCTGATGAAAGACTCGAAAATGGAATATATCCCCTTAAGATTTCAATAGAATACTTAAGCACGCCAAACGATGAAAAATTAAGTGACGAAAGAATTATTGGAGTCAATGTCCTTGGGAAAGAGCACATAATTATATCCAAAATATCAACATCCCCAACTAGGGTTTTACCTGGGACTAATAATGTAGAGGTTACCTTTGAAGTAGAGAATATTGGAAGTGGAAGTGCACGATATGTTATTTTAAAACCAATGCCAGAGGATCCCTTTGAACTTAGTGAAACAAGTGAACAGATAATAAACCTGGGGACTCTAAGACAAGGTGATTCTGCAAAAACCAGTTTTAAAATAAACGTAAGGGAACACACAACGGGAGGAACTTATGAGATTCCCGTAAAAATAGAATACAAAGACGCTTCTGGGAAGAGCCGAGAAGAATTAATAAAACTCCCAATAATAGTGAAAGAAAAGCCAAAAATCGAAATAGAGGGTGTAAGATTTGATAAATCCCCAGTACAAGGCGAAGACATTAGAGTTTATATAAGACTCAAAAATGCTGGGGGAGAGCAAGCAGAAAATGTGGTAATAGAAGGGGTTGTAAAAGCTGATCAACCATTCACATTACCGAAAAGATCGGATTACGTAGGCACATTAGATCCCGGGCAAGAAGGAGAAGGAGTTCTTGAGTTAAGTATAGATAGAAATGCACTCCCCAAAGAGTATACAATACAAATAAGAATTAGAGCTGTGGGGGATAAAGAAAGTGGAGATGACAATGTATATGTCTTTGAAAAGTCGATCAAAATTTCAGTAGATGAAAACATCAAAGCTAGAAATACTCTAAGAATAGCAGGAGTAGTAGTTGGAATTTTGGCTGCAATAGTAATCCTATGGACGTACCGGAGAAGAAAAAAGAGTTAA
- a CDS encoding NAD(+) kinase encodes MKFGIVARRDREEALKLAYRVYDFLKVSNYRVYVDKETHENFPHFSPEDVLPLEEMDVNMIIVIGGDGTVLRVEHKTPKDIPILAVNMGTLGFLSEVEPAETFFAISRVLEGGYFIDERMKIRVFVEGITVPDALNDVVILSGVPGKVTQLKYYIDGELAEEIRADGLIISTPTGSTAYALSAGGPLVDPRLHAILLVPLAPVALTARPLVVPDSSSIDIEVSTEREIILTVDGQFYTQLPPHLTIRIKKSPRKTRFVRFSKRIYPKYTLKIKKKF; translated from the coding sequence ATGAAGTTTGGAATTGTGGCCCGAAGGGATCGTGAAGAAGCTTTAAAATTGGCATATAGGGTTTATGATTTCCTTAAGGTTAGTAATTATAGAGTTTATGTGGATAAAGAGACTCATGAAAATTTCCCCCATTTCTCACCTGAGGATGTTCTACCCCTAGAAGAGATGGACGTTAACATGATCATTGTAATCGGTGGAGATGGAACGGTGCTTAGAGTCGAGCATAAAACCCCAAAAGATATCCCCATTCTAGCGGTGAACATGGGTACTCTAGGATTTTTATCAGAAGTAGAACCAGCTGAAACGTTTTTTGCAATTTCTAGAGTGCTTGAAGGAGGCTACTTTATCGACGAAAGGATGAAAATAAGGGTTTTTGTGGAGGGAATCACAGTACCTGATGCTCTCAATGATGTGGTAATACTTTCTGGAGTTCCAGGAAAAGTTACACAGCTAAAATACTACATAGATGGAGAACTTGCTGAGGAGATTCGGGCGGATGGATTGATAATTTCAACACCCACCGGTTCAACTGCTTACGCTCTCTCTGCTGGAGGCCCATTAGTAGACCCAAGATTACATGCTATACTCCTGGTTCCTCTAGCACCTGTTGCTTTAACTGCTAGGCCTCTTGTAGTGCCCGATTCCTCTTCAATAGATATAGAAGTCTCAACAGAGAGGGAGATTATCCTCACAGTAGATGGACAGTTCTACACCCAGCTTCCTCCCCATTTAACAATAAGAATAAAAAAGTCCCCTCGAAAAACACGGTTCGTAAGATTTTCAAAAAGAATCTATCCAAAATACACCTTAAAAATAAAGAAAAAATTCTAA
- a CDS encoding DUF3201 domain-containing protein: MNILEVHNHLNKIWSEIFRLNEELREKLRPLGFKVENVEEVFNAYIYLEGEWREMFYPHPAFEIKPQGEVGATIQSFYFVFGIPKEKVSKEFIFQFLKKFPQSYIYGTENFLEDIYNHNNPKPPDDIYKHIVKSEEKIFQFEIEGNNTIEIEKKLFEFIELAKEYRVLEI, translated from the coding sequence ATGAATATACTCGAAGTTCACAATCACCTAAATAAAATTTGGAGCGAGATTTTTAGGTTGAATGAAGAACTCAGGGAGAAACTTCGTCCACTAGGATTTAAAGTAGAAAATGTTGAGGAAGTTTTTAATGCGTACATTTATTTAGAGGGAGAATGGAGGGAGATGTTCTATCCCCACCCTGCGTTTGAAATAAAGCCACAAGGGGAAGTGGGCGCAACTATTCAAAGTTTTTACTTTGTTTTTGGCATTCCGAAAGAAAAGGTGAGTAAAGAGTTTATCTTTCAGTTCCTGAAAAAGTTCCCCCAAAGTTATATTTACGGAACTGAAAACTTTTTAGAGGACATATACAATCACAACAACCCCAAACCACCAGATGATATTTATAAACACATTGTAAAGAGTGAAGAGAAGATATTCCAGTTTGAAATCGAGGGGAACAACACAATAGAAATCGAGAAAAAACTTTTTGAATTTATAGAACTTGCAAAAGAGTACAGGGTTCTAGAAATCTAA
- a CDS encoding RsmB/NOP family class I SAM-dependent RNA methyltransferase, whose translation MYKEAFPEELQKYYYGLFGNEAEDIMKKLREPVEKYYIRVNTLKISRDKLIQELQKEGLKPKRSPHLEEGIYFERQGPNFPDDYNPKLPTVVANKFASESVYQGAQLYAPGVLKANKSIREGDKVQIRDPQGLLVGIGVARMNSKEMILATRGIAVEVTLPKFKLPSLSELKSYEKGYFYAQSLPSMIVPHVLDPREEELIIDMAAAPGGKTSHIAQLLENRGEILALDKSKNRLSKMKLELKRLGVKNVKLIHMDSRNLPDLGLKADKILLDVPCTALGVRPKLWETKTPKDIDATARYQRHFINAAIKTLRKGGVLIYSTCTLSYEENEGNVKYMLKKGLKLEEQKIIIGSPGIGIKEVQRFYPHKHKTQGFFIARLRKVS comes from the coding sequence ATGTATAAAGAAGCGTTCCCTGAAGAGCTCCAAAAATATTACTATGGACTCTTTGGAAACGAAGCAGAGGATATCATGAAAAAACTAAGGGAGCCTGTGGAAAAGTATTACATAAGGGTGAATACACTCAAGATCAGCAGAGATAAACTTATCCAAGAACTCCAAAAAGAAGGGCTTAAACCGAAGCGAAGCCCACATCTAGAAGAGGGAATATATTTTGAGCGACAAGGGCCTAATTTCCCGGATGATTATAACCCCAAACTCCCTACTGTTGTTGCAAATAAATTCGCATCTGAAAGCGTTTATCAGGGGGCACAGCTTTATGCCCCCGGAGTCCTAAAGGCAAATAAGAGTATAAGAGAAGGAGATAAAGTCCAGATCAGAGACCCCCAAGGACTTCTGGTCGGTATAGGAGTTGCTAGAATGAATTCTAAGGAGATGATACTGGCAACTAGGGGAATCGCCGTTGAAGTCACTCTTCCAAAGTTTAAACTCCCAAGCTTAAGTGAGCTAAAGTCTTATGAAAAGGGCTATTTCTATGCCCAAAGTTTGCCCTCAATGATAGTCCCCCACGTTTTGGATCCTAGAGAAGAGGAGTTAATAATAGATATGGCCGCTGCTCCTGGAGGAAAAACTTCTCACATAGCACAACTACTGGAAAACAGAGGAGAAATCCTAGCTTTAGATAAGTCCAAAAACAGGTTATCAAAGATGAAACTAGAACTAAAAAGGCTTGGAGTTAAGAATGTCAAATTGATTCATATGGACTCAAGAAACCTGCCAGACCTAGGACTTAAGGCTGATAAGATCCTGTTGGACGTTCCATGCACAGCCCTAGGAGTTAGACCGAAACTTTGGGAAACAAAAACACCAAAGGATATAGATGCAACTGCCAGATATCAGAGACACTTTATAAATGCGGCAATAAAAACCCTTAGAAAAGGTGGAGTATTGATATACTCAACCTGCACTCTGAGTTATGAGGAGAATGAAGGAAACGTCAAATACATGCTGAAGAAAGGCCTAAAGCTAGAAGAGCAGAAAATCATCATTGGGTCTCCAGGAATTGGAATCAAAGAAGTTCAGCGTTTTTATCCCCACAAACACAAAACTCAAGGATTCTTTATAGCAAGGCTAAGGAAGGTGAGCTAA
- a CDS encoding flippase-like domain-containing protein, with protein MKGRDFTLIGTGIIVILLLIWWAGVEKTLTLIMQANLRYFLLAVLMQAFATIAWTLRWRIFLQRAEVSVKMRDILIATLIGVFANNLTPGARAGGEPARMYVITKRSKSGYGQVFATIMADRILDVIPVLLFTLVAFKYALSLKIKLLLSVLSISTAVLLMIVLISLLISLNEKLAFKVLDRITNLIRRIFPEKFVGIEETLEEKIKKSILEFRETFLELSKDPVVMGKTLFYSLALWGFMLLRAYFIFESIGYTLELHKILMVQMAGIALGMISILPGGLGITEAVNSALYLSLRIDKSLAVTATLLDRFISFWLPTIIGGGLSIYLGVKFSKESVRK; from the coding sequence ATGAAGGGAAGAGATTTTACTTTAATTGGAACAGGAATTATCGTGATCTTGCTCCTAATTTGGTGGGCAGGAGTAGAAAAAACCCTAACTCTTATAATGCAAGCCAATTTGAGATATTTTCTTTTAGCAGTACTTATGCAGGCTTTTGCAACTATTGCTTGGACTCTTAGATGGAGAATTTTCTTACAACGTGCTGAGGTTTCTGTAAAGATGAGGGATATCCTGATAGCAACTCTAATAGGTGTGTTTGCGAATAACCTGACTCCTGGAGCAAGGGCAGGAGGAGAACCAGCAAGAATGTATGTAATAACCAAAAGGTCAAAAAGTGGTTATGGACAAGTTTTTGCCACAATAATGGCCGATAGAATATTAGACGTAATACCCGTGTTGCTATTTACTCTAGTTGCTTTTAAATACGCTCTTTCATTAAAGATTAAACTATTACTCTCTGTTCTTTCCATATCAACCGCAGTACTTCTTATGATAGTCCTCATAAGTCTTTTAATATCCCTAAATGAGAAACTCGCATTTAAGGTATTGGATAGAATAACAAACCTTATCAGACGCATTTTCCCTGAAAAGTTCGTAGGAATAGAGGAAACATTAGAAGAAAAGATTAAAAAGTCTATCCTAGAATTTAGAGAAACGTTTTTGGAACTTTCTAAAGATCCAGTTGTAATGGGAAAAACACTCTTTTATTCCTTAGCCTTGTGGGGATTCATGCTCCTCCGAGCTTATTTCATTTTCGAAAGTATTGGGTATACTCTCGAGCTTCACAAAATCCTTATGGTTCAAATGGCGGGTATTGCACTGGGAATGATAAGTATTCTTCCAGGCGGGCTTGGAATAACTGAAGCCGTGAATTCTGCACTTTATTTAAGCTTAAGGATTGATAAGAGCCTCGCTGTTACTGCAACACTCTTAGATAGATTTATATCCTTCTGGCTCCCAACAATTATTGGTGGAGGACTAAGCATATACCTAGGAGTAAAATTTAGCAAAGAGAGCGTGAGAAAATGA